In Parus major isolate Abel chromosome 1, Parus_major1.1, whole genome shotgun sequence, the following proteins share a genomic window:
- the LOC107200630 gene encoding C-type lectin domain family 4 member D-like — protein sequence MASEITYAEVKFKNESPAPVVKVPPETKKPEHHPQKYPLWLPWSISLLLLLVCFALVVILLVVPFCHSTDQPTALQQQFSDWRCDSAVPQGTARGWTCCPKGWRRFQRSCYFLSSDMMNWAESEQNCTGMGSQLVVINSNEEQVFLSMLIKQPPKRENFYIGLFAEKVGKWQWVDKTPYNVTAAFWRKGEPSDYLDENCTVMHVPEKSLNNWNDVKSDFMHHRICEAAAVTV from the exons TACCTCCGGAGACAAAGAAGCCTGAGCACCATCCCCAGAAATACCCACTCTGGCTGCCATGGTCGATCTCACTCCTGCTCCTCTTGGTGTGCTTTGCCCTTGTTGTCATCCTTCTTG TGGTTCCCTTTTGCCACAGCACTGAccagcccacagccctgcagcagcagttctcGGATTGGAGGTGCGACTCAGCAGTGCCACAAGGCACAG cacGAGGCTGGACATGCTGCCCAAAGGGCTGGAGAAGGTTTCAAAGAAGCTGCTATTTCCTGTCCTCTGACATGATGAACTGGGCTGAGAGTGAGCAGAACTGCACTGGGATGGGCTCCCAGCTGGTGGTGATCAACAGCAATGAAGAGCAG GTTTTTCTCTCCATGCTAATAAAACAACCTCCTAAAAGAGAGAATTTCTACATTGGTCTGTTTGCAGAGAAGGTGGGCAAGTGGCAGTGGGTGGACAAGACTCCATATAATGTGACAGCAGC GTTCTGGCGAAAAGGTGAACCAAGCGATTACCTTGATGAGAACTGCACGGTAATGCATGTGCCTGAAAAATCTCTCAACAACTGGAATGACGTCAAATCAGACTTTATGCATCATCGAATTTGTGAAGCTGCAGCAGTAACTGTGTGA
- the LOC107211140 gene encoding C-type lectin domain family 4 member E-like, with protein WVFLIFALAIKAAFVTICLVALLDGRSSQYKTVLQNSTEWFCAPSSSSEKMDGWTCCPKGWKRFQRSCYFLSSDTMNWAESEQNCTGMGSQLVVINSNEEQEFLFNLAKEKVTTIYETKYYIGLSAYKNGQWQWVDKTPYENTATFWKPGEPNLLFAERCAAIHVKGNTDPNTYSNWNNVLCIASCYRICEQAVKLL; from the exons TGGGTCTTCCTTATCTTTGCCCTTGCAATCAAAGCCGCCTTTGTGACCATCTGCCTTG TGGCTCTACTTGATGGAAGGTCTAGCCAGTACAAGACTGTCCTCCAGAACTCTACAGAGTGGTTCTGTGCCCCCAgcagttcttcagaaaaaa tGGATGGCTGGACATGCTGCCCAAAGGGCTGGAAAAGGTTTCAAAGAAGCTGCTATTTCCTGTCCTCTGACACAATGAACTGGGCTGAGAGTGAGCAGAACTGCACTGGGATGGGCTCCCAGCTGGTGGTGATCAACAGCAATGAAGAGCAG GAGTTCCTCTTCAACttggcaaaagaaaaagttacTACCATCTATGAAACAAAGTACTACATAGGCTTATCTGCTTACAAAAATGGGCAGTGGCAGTGGGTGGACAAGACTCCATATGAAAATACAGCCAC GTTCTGGAAACCTGGGGAGCCCAATTTGCTCTTTGCAGAAAGATGTGCTGCAATTCATGTAAAGGGAAACACAGACCCCAACACTTATAGTAACTGGAATAATGTCCTTTGCATCGCAAGTTGTTATCGAATTTGTGAACAGGCAGTCAAACTTCTCTGA